The DNA segment cattattaaatacaaagtaCAAGGTACAGTTATAATCTAAATCAACACTGCAATTCTCAATTATTTAGCATGCAAGTTCTTATATACAGTAGAGCTAAATGCATTGTAAGTTAAACTTAATAGCTGCAAGATAAATGTATCGTTTAAATATGCCGAATGCACTGTTAGAGATGTTTTAGTGTCACTGGTTGCTGTTAACCACTTGAGCACCGCCTTGTTGATGGAGAAGACATGCGTATCACAGGTTCACATAAAGTCATCAGAATCATTTCCTCCATCCTGAAATGCAGAAAGCAAAAGTGGTACATATTTCTTGCAACATCAAAGATCTTATACAAAGTATTAAGGAATTGCTACAATGCAAGTTGGTTTCAAGGAccaaaacatacatttcaaaatgtgaAATTAAATGTCTTTAAGGTCCTATATTAAGCACGCTTAATACAAGGTCAAAAAAGCATTTGGGACCAAATCCAAGAGCTGCAGGATAATGAATAGTTTCAGATTCAAAACTCTTTGATTAAGAAATTTGCTTTATTGTAACCTTGATGTGGATTTTAAGtcagtattttttaatatatctttggtagaatgcaactctggaaAAACACACGATTAAATTGCTAAGACAACAATGGTTGAAATAATGTGCCTGTAGTTGAAGTCTGAAAGCCCTGAGAATAGAAACCGGTCTTACCTTATTTGTGGTCATTTTGTCTTCTGTCATTAATGAACTATATGAtctaaaaagataaaaaaaaaaaaagggcAGTGAGGCTGAGGCATTTCGATTTATCAAGAATAATCTGTTACAGATTAAGACttgtatgtacattttatgaactGCACGAGCAtgcattttgaagaaaatgcaCCTACTATAACATACCAATAAGGCATTTAATGTACCCATTATAACTGTTCTATATTACAGTAAGAGTTATTAATTAATTCCTCATCATCATTGTATGTAATGATACGCTCAAGGAAAATCAGTTGGCCCATTGGCCATTTCTTTATGTGACAAATGAAATGTATCCATGAAACCAGAGGTTTGCTTTATGAAAGGCtggcatgtacatgtacctaattTCTcgttctttttcttttctctcCATCTCATCCTTCTCTCGTCGTCTCTGTTCCTGCTGTACATGTCGCTGGTCCTCACGCTCCTTCTTGTCCCGATCTTCTCGCTCTGCTCGCAGGTCTGGGAACTTCTCTTCTTTCGTTTTGTTCAAACGATTAACAATCtcatttattcttttttctaCGCGCACTTTTCGTACCTGAACGAACATTTCATTCATAATGATTAAAACTAGTGTATtatcttaaacaataaacaaatattagagAATACTATGCATCAATGAGAAATCTATGATATGGATAACAGTTCCACATATTGCCAGCAATACATTAGTTATCTACAGGCTTTGTTGCTATAGttacaataatgttaaatgatgtGCAGGTTTCGTTATTGCTCCGTACACACTTAAACACAAGTTGAACAAATTTCATATACTGGTACCAAGATTGCATATTTCTTCAGTTACTGCAGGACTGACAGAAAGGCATTCATACTCTTGTGTTGTCATAGCAACCACATGTTTTgactgacaaaaaatgaaatgacatgCATAATCTCCAAATGGCCTTCTAACAACACATCAATCTGCATTAACCTAGCTTGCATATTCTTGAGTTATTGCAAGATCCTGTCAAAAAGAGCggtatttttactgtttttgtaGCAAGAGCAATTTCAATTCTTTACTTACAGTACAGAGTCTTGAATGTAGCTTTTATATGCTTTTTGAGATATGCCATAATTATGTCCATTTCCATTGCCATAGTAATCATATATTCTCCAAATGGTTCtctatctatataccaagtttcaatgACCTACCTTGATTGCTTCACGAGTTATCTGCAGGATCCAGTCAAATAGttgtattttcacaatttttgtCACCAATGCAAGCATAATTTTTTGtccccaatttttttttaaatgcacatGCATAAGCTCCTATTGACCCTCTATCAACATACTTTCTTTCATTCACCTTGGGTCGCATACTTTTTATTGCAGCGTTCAGTTTTTCAGGACTGACATAATCAACAGAGGTACCAACATTTATGGTTGATAAGGTTTTTCCTTCTTTAAAAAACCCACAGATTTGAAACAACTACAGAACCCTGCTCCAAGCTGTACTCACATCTTTGCTCTTGTGGAAGCCCACCTGACCCACGTCCATACCTGCCGTCTTTTTCAGGTTTCCCCACATTGTGAACACAACATCAACATTGTTCATCTTGTTACCTGTGTGTGTAGTAAATCATTCATATTGGTTTGCACccaatttaaaatgttgtttcttGATATTCAGAAGGGAATTTTATGACTCAGAAGACCACACAAATTCCTTTAACGTTTGCGGAAATCGTGCTGGCCATTAAGCTTACCAAACAcaaaaaaagtcaaatataaGGGGAAAAAGAAAGGCAAGGTGATATTATAAGTTACAGGGTTAGAGGTTGacgggatatacggggcaaaggaaaccatatcgggtgagagcgaaCCCCGTAATATTTACATcaacaacctgtttacatgtttaaatgtttcatttattcattggaatattcatcggaatcggacgCCAATTAATTGAATTTGGTGACcccaatattaaaaaatatggggtcaccgcatgaccagtcctggaccaatggcgttgcgtcatttttGTTGGAGGCCTGATATTGACTTGTATGATATTCAAGCCATTCTGAATTCACTTCTTACCTTGTATACTGTTGGCTTTCACAAGTTGAGCACACTCATCTATGACAGTCTGTGGAACATCGTCTAGACTCTCACCCtatcaacaaaatattgaacttaACAAATCATATTGCTACTAAGGATGATTTAATAATGATACAGCATAACTGAAAAACCAACATTGATGAAGTGTTTTCACATCGGTCTTTGAGACAAATT comes from the Mya arenaria isolate MELC-2E11 chromosome 13, ASM2691426v1 genome and includes:
- the LOC128213496 gene encoding coiled-coil domain-containing protein 25-like; protein product: MVFLFKCEVVSPPYMLYMGLDKNENEDLIKWGFPEDVWFHVDKVSSAHVYLRLHTGESLDDVPQTVIDECAQLVKANSIQGNKMNNVDVVFTMWGNLKKTAGMDVGQVGFHKSKDVRKVRVEKRINEIVNRLNKTKEEKFPDLRAEREDRDKKEREDQRHVQQEQRRREKDEMERKEKEREIRSYSSLMTEDKMTTNKDGGNDSDDFM